One window of the Pyrus communis chromosome 17, drPyrComm1.1, whole genome shotgun sequence genome contains the following:
- the LOC137723244 gene encoding receptor-like protein 53 produces the protein MGKLMPPLCYFYLLHLIFITTFSVLMLVNSLTLDSDTQVLRLIKRAIDPNSVPVSSYLSTWDITSIELDGSGYKGFITPSIANLTELTIINLSKNHFRGPIPDTISELKKLTGLSLSGNFLTGNLPKRLTALKMLQSLDVSHNQLSGSIPPSISGLRSLTYLSMSNNGFTGRIPEISGLWQLRTLDLSRNNLYGRMPNVPLGLRKLMLSHNLLSGHLPALNKLKRLQLLDVSDYRLSGTNTRDIFTLPNFTELKFSINTFTTLEVVRFLGPETQLQVLDAEGNKLRGHLPLNLVTLPNLTSINLSYNQFLGVILGEFRAKVEACRILYLDHNFLQGKLPQEFILGPKTLRGSLSNNCLKCPENLPICFGGQKKISECGGQNDTSG, from the exons ATGGGCAAGCTTATGCCTCCCCTCTGCTACTTCTATCTACTTCATCTTATTTTCATCACCACATTTTCAGTTTTGATGCTCGTTAATTCGCTCACTCTCGATTCCGATACTCAAGTTCTTCGTCTTATAAAGCGTGCCATTGATCCCAACTCTGTTCCCGTCTCTTCTTATCTGAGTACTTGGGA CATAACGTCAATTGAGCTTGACGGTAGTGGCTATAAGGGGTTCATCACACCGTCAATCGCGAATCTAACAGAGCTCACTATCATCAATCTAAGCAAGAACCACTTTCGAGGACCAATCCCGGATACCATTTCTGAACTAAAGAAGCTCACCGGACTTTCATTGTCCGGCAATTTCCTCACAGGCAACCTTCCCAAAAGATTGACTGCGCTCAAAATGCTTCAATCTCTAGACGTTTCACATAACCAGCTTTCCGGCTCCATTCCTCCAAGCATTAGTGGATTAAGGAGCTTGACCTACTTGAGCATGTCCAACAATGGATTCACTGGCAGAATCCCTGAAATCTCAGGGTTGTGGCAGCTGAGGACATTAGATCTCAGCAGAAACAATCTCTATGGGCGTATGCCAAATGTTCCATTAGGCTTGAGAAAATTGATGCTCAGCCATAACCTGCTTTCCGGGCACCTTCCAGcattaaacaaactcaaacgTCTGCAGTTGCTAGATGTGAGTGACTACAGGCTTTCAGGTACGAATACAAGAGATATTTTTACCTTGCCCAATTTTACTGaactcaaattttcaatcaACACCTTCACCACCTTAGAAGTTGTAAGATTTCTTGGACCAGAAACACAGCTTCAAGTGCTTGATGCGGAAGGAAATAAGTTGCGTGGACATTTGCCTCTCAATTTGGTCACTCTTCCAAATTTAACGTCAATCAACCTGTCATACAACCAGTTCCTTGGTGTTATACTGGGGGAATTCAGAGCAAAAGTAGAAGCATGCAGAATCCTCTACTTAGATCACAACTTTCTGCAAGGAAAACTTCCACAGGAGTTCATTCTTGGCCCAAAGACACTAAGGGGTAGTCTTTCAAATAACTGCCTGAAGTGTCCAGAAAACCTTCCAATATGCTTTGGCGGGCAAAAGAAAATTTCAGAATGCGGTGGACAGAATGATACCAGTGGGTAA
- the LOC137723082 gene encoding uncharacterized protein, protein MLLVNKQWHFLEVCLFSVLMEDPREKEDKEFLTEAAELDEALRVLDSSLSQIKWRLKYSRRRLDTDILALCTGMRPVILVDYGGKMPELQERLCAILKLCQKESPIFEHLRVMVIEEMIYLIHVRGLADHVRSSLNSERELLFVDVERDPPKMITEAEKSPLGMQLISIQKLFSLVFPVGGRKDEALPSHSVTADAEPPINEHIPSQSSEFIDLSSCMQNTEVLLPTLNGWLLGYPVVYLFREEHSVAAVCNLSSKYLHIYKISICRNGSPDEVYQLDELLSFSVPYDLSMRGSKEKWAEAFLAHMQGRWERCKRAWRPLQMEVSELKPQSIAF, encoded by the exons ATGCTACTAGTAAACAAACAGTGGCATTTTCTGGAAGTCTGTCTTTTCTCTGTGTTAATGGAGGATCCTCGGGAaaaagaagacaaggaattCTTAACTGAAGCCGCAGAGTTAGATGAAGCATTGCGAGTCTTggactcctctctctctcaaatcaaATGGCGTCTCAAATACTCTCGACGTCGACTTGAcacag ATATTCTAGCTTTGTGCACAGGAATGAGGCCAGTGATACTGGTAGACTATGGTGGAAAGATGCCTGAACTGCAAGAGAGACTCTGCGCTATTTTGAAACTCTGTCAAAAG GAGTCACCCATTTTTGAGCATTTGAGAGTAATGGTTATAGAAGAAATGATATATTTGATACACGTTAGAGGGCTTGCTGATCATGTTAGGTCAAGCTTGAACTCAGAACGAGAGTTGCTCTTTGTGGATGTTGAACGAGATCCTCCAAAG ATGATAACAGAAGCAGAAAAAAGCCCACTAGGGATGCAGCTTATATCTATTCAGAAGTTGTTCTCTCTGGTATTTCCTGTTGGTGGAAGGAAAGATGAGGCTTTGCCATCTCACAGTGTAACAGCTGATGCTGAACCGCCCATAAATGAACACATCCCTTCTCAGTCATCTGAATTTATCGATCTGAGTAGCTGCATGCAAAATACTGAGGTCTTACTGCCAACGCTAAATGG ATGGCTTCTTGGGTATCCAGTTGTGTACTTGTTCAGAGAGGAGCATAGTGTTGCAGCTGTTTGTAATCTTTCTTCCAAGTATCTTCATATTTATAAAATATCAATATGCAG GAATGGATCCCCCGATGAAGTATATCAACTAGACGAACTCTTGAG TTTCTCAGTGCCCTACGATCTTAGCATGAGAGGGAGCAAGGAAAAATGGGCAGAGGCATTTTTGGCTCATATGCAGGGGAGATGGGAACGGTGCAAGCGTGCTTGGAGGCCTTTGCAGATGGAGGTTAGCGAACTAAAACCGCAAAGTATTGCGTTCTAA